The sequence below is a genomic window from Paenibacillus sp. DCT19.
CTTAGAGGCAGAGCAGCAGCCTTGGCTGAAACTGCTTGTCGAAGCAGAGCAAGTGAACATTAATCTTGAACGTATTCATTCCATAGCTGAGCTTGAAGAGACGAATCTCGTTTTGGACTATGTGGAACGCACGCTTCAGGTGCTGGATCGACTTGAAGTGTCGTTTTGGGTGCGTGATATTGTGGAGGAAGTGCTGGCTTGGTCAGAGATTGCCAAAGCGGGCTCGATGAACCAACGCCGTGCGTGGCAGAGAGCGGGAATCAATCTATTCGTGCATAACATCGGTTCTGCACAATTGTATGATCTGTACCACCGCCAGGGTCACGACACCAATCATCACACCACACGATATGAGATTATTCGAACGTTAATTGCAACTCACGGACTCGTAGGTCAGTATATTCGTGGGGAAATTCCTTTTGCAGAGAACACACCGCTTCATACCTTTATTTCAAAAGGATGGCTGACAGAGAATGAACTGCATACCATTCTTATGACATTAAACGAATGCATTATTGCTGGCGTTAACTCTGAGCTGTGGCAACAAGTGCAAAGCGAAGCGCAGGAAATTATAGGCTGGATCGTGACGGAGTCAGATCATCGGGATTGGACGATGCAGGAACGTTTGTCTCGTTTGAGAAGTGCCTCAATCCGCCGGGGCGAGGATGTAAATTCCGCTTATCAAGCGATACAAGATCAGTGGGATATTGATCTGGCATTATCTCCATTAGAACACCGAACCTTGTGGTATGTAGAGTCGGCGTTGCAGGATTTCTCATTGCAGGAGATGATCAAGGTTTTGTTGCTGACCATACATCGAGCTCCGATCCAATCGCTAGCGTCCAACGTTACGAAGCCTGATGATGAACGTCCTGTTTCACAGGTTCAACACATTAGTTTCGAACCCTTGATGAACAGCATGTATTACGATTACAAAGGTGTTAAGAAACTGAATGTGTATAAGAAAAGAATGATTGAAAAGTATCTGGAGCAGTGGTCATGGGCACAGATTGAATCAGATCATGAGATCGTATACCCTCATCTGGCTCATCGGGTAGAACGCCACCCTGAATTACCGGATACCGTATTTGTCAATTTTGAATTCTCGCCGGCTGCTGAGAAGTTAATTGCCTTCTGTATTGAAGCTGAGAAATCACCATTATATGACAAGGCTGTGCTGCTGTTAT
It includes:
- a CDS encoding class I SAM-dependent methyltransferase; protein product: MLQSLEAIQLFRSEHILEAEQQPWLKLLVEAEQVNINLERIHSIAELEETNLVLDYVERTLQVLDRLEVSFWVRDIVEEVLAWSEIAKAGSMNQRRAWQRAGINLFVHNIGSAQLYDLYHRQGHDTNHHTTRYEIIRTLIATHGLVGQYIRGEIPFAENTPLHTFISKGWLTENELHTILMTLNECIIAGVNSELWQQVQSEAQEIIGWIVTESDHRDWTMQERLSRLRSASIRRGEDVNSAYQAIQDQWDIDLALSPLEHRTLWYVESALQDFSLQEMIKVLLLTIHRAPIQSLASNVTKPDDERPVSQVQHISFEPLMNSMYYDYKGVKKLNVYKKRMIEKYLEQWSWAQIESDHEIVYPHLAHRVERHPELPDTVFVNFEFSPAAEKLIAFCIEAEKSPLYDKAVLLLFDLFGLRRDAYDRFHNEETYLADMNSSGDYKKVLLDYMVGKRVLDIGPGGGVLLDLIEQEKPELEPIGIDISTNVIEALERKKQLEGHRWQVMKGDALQLHQYVQPGTVDTVIFSSILHELYSYIERDGQKFNQDTVIAALQSSFNVLSPGGRILIRDGIMTEPVGQKRRIRFLEPEGMRWLERYTQDFQGRTITYEVLSENEVLLPINDAMEFLYTYTWGEEAYVHEIQEQFGIFTPSAYEQCIHEALGDEAQIITLQHFLQQGYTEALSGRIEFMDEEGRETSLPDSTCLIVIEKRRD